The genomic segment TGCGCCAGCCTGCGCCCGATCCGAGACAGCCCGACCAGGCCAACCCGCTTGCCGAAGTTGCCCAACCCGGGTGCCTCTCGAGACCAGAAGCGGAAGCCGCGGACCTCCTGATATTTCCTCTGCAGCTCGAACGCCCTTTTGTTCGCCAACAGGATCGATCCAAGGGCAAACTCCGCGACCGGAAGCGCGTTTGCCGCCGCTGCGGAGCAGACCCGGATACCGCGATCGAAGACCGCTTCCGTCACATGGTTCTTGACGGTCCCCGCTGCGTGCATGATCGCCTGGAGCCGCGGCGCCCGTGCCAACGTCTCCTCATCCAACACCGGGCAACCCCAGGCCGTGAGCAGGATTTCGGCGTCGGCCAATAGACGTTCGGCCTGCTCGTCGTCGAGCGTCGCCAGGGGTTCCGGCGCTGTCAGGTTGCAGGTCCTGGCCAGCCGCGAGAGGTGCGCCTCCGTCAAGAGGCCGGCGGTCAGAACGGGTGACATGACGAGCAGCGCGTTCGGTCGCCCGGCGTTCTCAGACATTCGGCCTCCCCAGCCAGGTACCGCGCGATATCGGCTCCAGGCCTAGGGGAGCCTCCATATCAGACGCGGTGCGGTCGCGGTACGCTCGCCGCGATCGAATTCGAGCAGGAGACTGTACTCCCCTTTGCGGATCTCATACACCGTATCGCCGAACTCGGTGTACACGTAGGGATTGTCGAAGCGCGCATAGTCGCTGATCGGGACGTCGTTCCCATCGACCTGAAGAGGACCGTCCCAGCCAACCGTGAACGTACCCTTGCTCGGCGAGTCGTATGACACATCGAAGGCCGTGGCCGTGGGCGTCACGGTCACCCCCGCCGCGAGGATCGCAGCCTGGAAGGCAGCAAAGCCACCAGGCCACTCGTCGATGCTGCCGCATTCGACGATCCAGACATTGTTCGCTCCGCCAGGCGCAACCAGATCGAAATCCAGTCCAGCGTTCTGGAAGACTTCCGGCTGCCCCCCACGCCACATCGTGGGCCGCCAGGAGTAGAGCGCCACGTAGGCATCGTCCTTGCGGCCGAACGTCCAGGAGCCCTGCTGCACCACCTCGTCCATATGCGCGTGGGGGAAGTAGGCATGGGTCTCGTCGCGAAAATCGAAGCCGAAGGACGGGATCCGGCCGTATTGGGGAGAGTAGATCGAAATACCCACATTGTGATACTGCACCGAGCGAGGCTGGGACGACTCTCCCGTCCAGTAGCCCGGGCCCGGCTCATCCTTCTGTTGCCAGTTCCAATCCGGAGGCACGCTGCCACCCGGTGCCACGGGCAGATAGGAGGGATGTTGAGTGAACACCAGCGCGT from the bacterium genome contains:
- a CDS encoding hydroxyacid dehydrogenase, with product MSENAGRPNALLVMSPVLTAGLLTEAHLSRLARTCNLTAPEPLATLDDEQAERLLADAEILLTAWGCPVLDEETLARAPRLQAIMHAAGTVKNHVTEAVFDRGIRVCSAAAANALPVAEFALGSILLANKRAFELQRKYQEVRGFRFWSREAPGLGNFGKRVGLVGLSRIGRRLAQLLQPFDLEVVAWDPTLDAATIADQGATATELDDLLESCDVASLHAPLLPETHGLIDARRLALMPDGATLVNTARGGLVDSKALERELVSGRLRAVIDTTDPEVLPPDSPLYDLPNVFLTPHIAGAQGAETRRMADLALDEIERFVRGEPLVHEVRREDWSGIA